A region of Selenomonadales bacterium 4137-cl DNA encodes the following proteins:
- a CDS encoding ParB/RepB/Spo0J family partition protein — protein sequence MTKRGLGRGLGAFFAPGEDEPRDEIAVKAIVPNRFQPRRVFDEGALTELAQSIKQHGVIQPILVRKTPTGYELVAGERRWRAAQMVGLQVIPAVVREYSDGEMTEIALIENLQRENLNPIEEALAFKRLMEEFALTQEEVARKIGRSRPLIANTVRLLNLAPAVQEYVSRGTLTTGQVRPLLALENAELQEEAADSIIEGELSARDAEELVRRLLNSPRPPKPKKQENREIFLAEAEERLKMALGTQVKIKPGKMRSKIEIEFYSPDDLERIIEALIVPEAATATKTRGPLVV from the coding sequence ATGACTAAACGAGGCTTAGGGCGCGGCTTGGGCGCCTTTTTTGCTCCCGGCGAGGACGAGCCGCGCGACGAAATTGCGGTAAAGGCCATCGTCCCCAACAGGTTTCAGCCGCGGCGGGTTTTCGACGAGGGCGCGCTGACCGAGCTTGCTCAGTCCATAAAGCAGCACGGCGTTATCCAACCCATTCTCGTCCGCAAGACGCCGACCGGCTATGAGCTGGTCGCCGGTGAACGCCGCTGGCGGGCTGCCCAGATGGTAGGCCTGCAGGTAATCCCCGCTGTCGTCAGGGAATACAGCGATGGAGAGATGACCGAAATCGCCCTGATTGAGAACCTTCAACGGGAAAACCTCAACCCGATCGAAGAAGCGCTCGCCTTTAAACGGTTGATGGAGGAATTCGCCCTTACCCAGGAGGAAGTGGCCCGTAAAATCGGCCGCAGTCGTCCGCTGATCGCCAACACCGTTCGTCTCCTTAATCTCGCTCCGGCTGTCCAGGAATATGTTTCACGTGGAACATTGACGACGGGGCAGGTCCGACCGCTGCTCGCCCTGGAAAACGCCGAACTGCAGGAGGAAGCCGCTGACAGCATCATCGAGGGTGAGCTGTCGGCACGCGACGCCGAGGAACTGGTCCGCCGTCTGCTCAACTCGCCACGGCCGCCAAAACCAAAAAAACAGGAGAACCGGGAGATATTCCTGGCCGAAGCCGAAGAACGCCTAAAGATGGCCCTCGGCACCCAGGTCAAGATCAAACCGGGGAAAATGCGCAGTAAAATTGAAATCGAATTTTACTCGCCTGATGACCTTGAACGCATTATCGAGGCATTAATCGTGCCGGAGGCAGCCACCGCGACCAAGACGCGCGGTCCGCTGGTGGTATAA
- a CDS encoding AAA family ATPase, with protein sequence MVKVIAIANQKGGVGKTTTAVNLSACLAELGKKVLLVDSDPQGNSTSGLGFNKAAIKRCAYDALVNDIPVESVLQPTQVSGLFLLPATIQLAGAEIELVSVLSRETRLKKAIDKAKYEFDYVIIDCPPSLGLLTINALTAANSVIIPIQCEFYALEGLTQLMNTISLVQKNLNPGLTLEGVVLTMFDARTNLSIQVVDEVKSHLRHKVYQTIIPRNVRLSEAPSHGQPVIKYDPKSKGAEVYFDLAKEVIGDD encoded by the coding sequence GTGGTAAAAGTAATTGCCATAGCCAACCAAAAAGGCGGCGTGGGCAAAACGACGACCGCCGTCAACCTGAGCGCCTGTCTGGCTGAGCTTGGCAAGAAAGTGCTGCTTGTCGACAGCGATCCCCAGGGCAATTCCACCAGCGGTCTGGGGTTCAACAAAGCCGCCATCAAGCGGTGCGCCTACGACGCCCTCGTCAACGACATCCCCGTGGAATCTGTTCTCCAGCCTACGCAAGTTTCCGGCTTGTTCCTTCTTCCGGCAACCATCCAGTTGGCTGGCGCCGAGATCGAACTCGTCTCGGTGCTATCGAGAGAGACTCGTCTCAAGAAAGCGATCGATAAAGCAAAATACGAATTCGACTATGTAATCATCGACTGCCCGCCGTCGCTCGGCCTACTGACCATTAATGCGCTTACGGCCGCTAACTCAGTAATCATTCCCATCCAGTGCGAGTTCTACGCCCTTGAAGGACTGACCCAACTGATGAACACCATCTCCCTTGTCCAGAAGAATCTCAACCCGGGCCTAACCCTCGAAGGGGTCGTATTGACGATGTTCGACGCCCGCACCAATCTTTCCATCCAAGTCGTCGACGAGGTGAAGAGCCATCTGCGCCACAAGGTTTATCAGACCATTATTCCCCGCAACGTTCGACTGAGCGAGGCGCCGAGTCACGGCCAGCCGGTTATCAAATACGACCCCAAGTCCAAAGGGGCGGAAGTGTACTTCGACCTGGCGAAAGAGGTGATTGGCGATGACTAA
- a CDS encoding methionine synthase, with product MQSYNPPLTRVDKEETRRYAGLSGVAAFPEQLLETACGDALLLARPRSVWNIYPYASATGIIAAPTPLHLSGDKIRRHLDGAKEAAVLAVTIGPALEEEVSRLFAAGEYTAGLLLDAAGTAAVEQAADAANHYIADQAARRGLKARNRFSPGYGDWAITDQPAVAALADGNHVALAVTPSCMLVPRKSVTALIGLAPATVREDNLCDSRGCASCPQANCIARRELS from the coding sequence ATGCAGTCGTACAATCCGCCGCTGACGAGAGTCGATAAGGAGGAAACCCGTCGCTACGCCGGGCTTAGCGGCGTAGCCGCTTTCCCGGAACAACTCCTCGAAACCGCGTGCGGCGATGCTCTGCTTCTTGCCCGGCCGCGTTCGGTATGGAACATCTACCCGTACGCTTCGGCGACAGGCATTATCGCTGCACCAACGCCGCTGCACCTATCGGGCGACAAGATCCGCCGCCATCTGGACGGTGCAAAGGAGGCTGCGGTGCTGGCGGTCACCATTGGCCCGGCTTTGGAAGAGGAGGTGTCGCGCCTGTTCGCCGCCGGGGAATACACCGCCGGGCTGCTGCTCGACGCGGCCGGTACGGCGGCGGTGGAACAGGCGGCCGACGCCGCAAATCACTATATCGCCGATCAGGCCGCCCGGCGGGGCTTGAAGGCGCGGAACCGCTTCAGCCCCGGCTATGGCGACTGGGCGATTACCGACCAGCCAGCTGTGGCGGCGCTGGCGGACGGGAACCACGTCGCCCTAGCGGTAACACCCAGTTGCATGCTGGTGCCGCGTAAATCGGTGACTGCGTTGATCGGGCTCGCCCCGGCAACCGTTCGAGAAGATAATCTGTGCGACAGCCGCGGTTGCGCGAGCTGCCCGCAAGCAAACTGTATTGCCAGAAGGGAGTTGTCGTAA
- a CDS encoding homocysteine S-methyltransferase family protein produces MIFVFDGAMGTMLQQEGLAPGYCPELWNVENPAAVTAIHSRYVESGADIIEANTFGANRIKLTHYGLADRVTELNKAAVKAARAACGSQTKVAGSVGPTGKFIAPLGELSFDAAYDVYFEQIAALNAAGVDMIIIETIIDIQEMRAALLAAKAATAKPVVCQLSFGADGRTLTGTDPRTAAVVLEAMGADIVGANCSLGPAQLLPVVAELAAACGLPVSVQPNAGMPELVNGQTVFPMGPAEMGAWTAKLVAAGATYLGGCCGTTPEHIKAIRTALAAGIQPAARAADVRTALTSRSQTVYLGAGLPTVIIGERINPTGRKALAAEIREGSFAAVKREALEQVNAGAKVLDVNMGVPGIDQAAAMAAAVTELSVLVDVPLAIDTTDAAALEAGLKAFPGRALINSVSAEPDRLEQFLPLAKKYGAAVLCLPIAPGGVPATADERVKIAGDIVRAALAAGLRPQDLLLDPLVLTVAADARAAQETLATLRAYRRHFGFPAVMGLSNVSYGLPRRDLMNATFCAMALDAGLDAPILNPYDPAMRNMLSAAAAILGHDPQGQLYSTANAGITGTAAAAPAPPADVLAAVKQAVTSGQKEAVAALVRQALTEGHSPLAVTDRSLTAAMNEVGEAFGKGRCFLPQVMLAAETMRAAFLTLKEELPSHRADSLGTVVLATVRGDIHDLGKNIVAALMENNGIRVVDLGKDVPAEVIVAAAEKEKADIVGLCALMTTTMPQIDTAIAALKAAGNPARTIVGGAVLTADYAAQAGADAYAGNGVEAVNIAKRLLGK; encoded by the coding sequence ATGATTTTCGTCTTTGACGGCGCAATGGGCACGATGCTACAGCAGGAAGGTCTGGCCCCCGGATACTGCCCGGAGCTTTGGAACGTGGAAAACCCGGCGGCTGTAACTGCCATCCATAGTCGGTACGTGGAAAGCGGCGCCGACATTATCGAGGCGAACACTTTCGGCGCCAATCGGATCAAGCTCACTCACTACGGTCTGGCCGACCGGGTGACGGAATTGAACAAGGCCGCCGTAAAGGCGGCCCGCGCAGCTTGCGGTTCACAAACAAAAGTGGCCGGCTCGGTAGGCCCTACAGGCAAATTCATCGCCCCGCTCGGCGAGCTGTCCTTCGACGCCGCCTATGACGTGTATTTCGAACAGATCGCCGCCCTCAATGCCGCCGGCGTGGATATGATCATCATTGAGACAATCATCGATATCCAGGAGATGCGCGCGGCTCTGTTGGCCGCTAAAGCGGCAACCGCCAAGCCGGTCGTCTGCCAGTTGTCGTTCGGCGCCGACGGCCGCACCCTGACCGGCACCGACCCTAGAACGGCGGCAGTAGTTCTCGAAGCTATGGGGGCGGACATCGTAGGCGCAAACTGTTCGCTCGGCCCGGCCCAGCTTTTGCCGGTAGTGGCCGAACTGGCGGCGGCCTGCGGCCTGCCGGTCAGCGTACAGCCCAACGCCGGCATGCCCGAGTTGGTAAACGGGCAGACGGTCTTCCCGATGGGGCCTGCCGAAATGGGCGCATGGACCGCGAAACTGGTTGCCGCCGGCGCCACATACCTGGGCGGGTGCTGCGGCACCACTCCCGAGCACATCAAAGCGATCAGGACCGCTCTTGCTGCCGGTATACAACCCGCTGCGCGGGCCGCGGACGTACGCACCGCCCTGACCAGCCGCAGTCAAACCGTATATCTGGGCGCCGGCCTGCCGACGGTAATTATCGGCGAACGCATCAACCCGACCGGCCGCAAGGCTCTGGCGGCCGAGATCCGCGAAGGCAGCTTCGCCGCCGTCAAGCGGGAGGCTCTGGAGCAAGTCAACGCCGGCGCAAAGGTGCTGGACGTAAACATGGGCGTGCCGGGCATTGACCAGGCGGCTGCGATGGCCGCGGCGGTGACTGAGCTGTCGGTGCTGGTGGACGTGCCGCTGGCGATCGATACTACCGACGCCGCCGCTCTCGAAGCCGGGCTGAAAGCTTTCCCCGGGCGGGCGCTGATAAACTCGGTGTCGGCCGAGCCGGACCGTCTCGAACAATTCCTGCCGCTGGCGAAGAAATACGGCGCCGCCGTGCTGTGCCTGCCGATCGCCCCCGGCGGCGTGCCGGCCACAGCCGACGAACGGGTCAAAATCGCCGGCGACATCGTCAGGGCGGCACTGGCTGCCGGATTACGTCCCCAGGATCTGTTGCTCGATCCGCTGGTGCTGACAGTAGCCGCCGACGCCCGCGCCGCACAGGAAACGCTGGCAACGCTGCGCGCCTACCGCCGCCATTTCGGCTTTCCCGCGGTCATGGGCCTGAGCAACGTGTCATATGGCCTGCCACGCCGCGACCTCATGAACGCGACCTTTTGCGCCATGGCGCTCGACGCCGGCCTGGACGCCCCCATCCTCAACCCGTACGACCCGGCGATGCGCAATATGTTGAGCGCCGCCGCCGCTATTCTCGGCCATGATCCGCAAGGGCAGCTCTACAGCACCGCTAACGCCGGAATCACCGGCACGGCCGCGGCCGCTCCGGCACCCCCGGCTGACGTCCTTGCGGCCGTAAAACAGGCAGTGACCAGCGGCCAGAAGGAAGCTGTCGCCGCGCTGGTTCGCCAGGCGCTGACCGAAGGCCACAGCCCACTGGCCGTGACCGACCGGAGCCTGACCGCGGCCATGAACGAGGTGGGTGAGGCGTTCGGCAAGGGACGCTGTTTCCTGCCGCAGGTCATGCTGGCGGCGGAAACAATGCGGGCCGCGTTCCTGACGTTGAAGGAAGAGCTCCCGTCCCACCGCGCCGACAGTCTCGGCACAGTGGTATTGGCCACGGTCAGAGGCGACATCCACGACCTTGGTAAGAACATCGTCGCCGCTCTGATGGAAAACAACGGCATCAGGGTTGTAGATCTCGGTAAGGATGTTCCGGCCGAAGTGATCGTGGCCGCAGCCGAAAAAGAAAAGGCGGACATTGTCGGCCTATGCGCCCTGATGACGACGACGATGCCTCAGATTGACACGGCCATAGCCGCCTTAAAGGCGGCCGGCAACCCGGCCCGGACGATTGTCGGCGGTGCTGTACTGACGGCGGACTACGCCGCCCAGGCCGGCGCGGACGCGTATGCGGGGAATGGGGTGGAAGCGGTCAACATCGCCAAGAGGCTCCTCGGAAAATAG
- the noc gene encoding nucleoid occlusion protein produces the protein MKNLAKFLGLNSGSAPEITVVEQAVDDTEIQLLNVDAVAPNPFQPRKTFDDDSLHDLADSIREHGIIQPLLVRRNGDGYELIAGERRLRAAKLAGLAAVPAIVRELGDKEMAELAMIENLQREDLHFLEEAEGFQQLLANFGLTQEELARRVGKNQSTIANKLRLLRLTAEVRQDLVAASLTERHARALLKLEDPDKQRAALAVICQNAMNVREAEDLVEGILDDISREMAKKAPRQNVVKIIRDVRIFLNTINTVVAEMKKSGLKVKVNQTMDEEFININLKIPKRRK, from the coding sequence GTGAAAAATTTGGCCAAGTTTCTCGGCCTCAACAGCGGATCCGCCCCGGAAATAACTGTTGTGGAGCAAGCTGTCGATGATACAGAAATCCAACTCCTAAATGTTGATGCAGTCGCTCCCAACCCGTTCCAACCCAGGAAAACGTTCGACGACGACAGCCTGCATGACCTGGCCGACTCCATCCGTGAGCACGGCATAATCCAGCCCCTGTTGGTTCGCAGGAACGGCGACGGCTACGAGCTTATCGCCGGCGAACGCCGCCTGCGCGCCGCCAAACTCGCCGGTCTCGCCGCCGTCCCGGCGATAGTACGCGAGCTGGGTGACAAGGAAATGGCCGAGCTGGCCATGATCGAGAACCTCCAGCGCGAGGACCTCCACTTTCTCGAGGAGGCCGAGGGCTTCCAACAGCTTCTTGCCAATTTTGGGCTAACCCAGGAGGAGCTTGCCCGCAGGGTGGGCAAGAATCAGTCGACTATCGCCAACAAGCTCAGGCTGCTCCGCCTTACCGCCGAGGTGCGCCAGGACCTTGTCGCCGCCAGCCTGACCGAACGCCACGCCCGAGCCCTCCTGAAGCTGGAAGATCCCGACAAGCAGCGGGCCGCATTGGCTGTCATTTGCCAGAACGCTATGAATGTCCGCGAGGCGGAGGACCTTGTCGAGGGAATTCTTGACGATATTTCCCGGGAAATGGCGAAGAAGGCGCCCCGCCAGAACGTGGTAAAGATCATCCGTGATGTCCGCATCTTCCTCAACACCATCAACACGGTCGTGGCCGAAATGAAAAAATCCGGACTCAAAGTCAAAGTCAACCAAACTATGGATGAGGAATTTATAAATATCAATCTTAAAATCCCGAAGCGGAGAAAATGA
- the rsmG gene encoding 16S rRNA (guanine(527)-N(7))-methyltransferase RsmG, whose translation MTFAASLAAAAKESGIELTNAQLEAFTVYNDLLVAWNEKVNLTAITAPHEVAVKHVIDSLSCYDEQVFPDDAAVIDVGTGAGFPGLPLKIYRPGIRITLLDSLNKRLNFLREIVERLGLAGVEIVHGRAEEAGRQKTHRERYMVATSRAVARLNVLAELCLPFVSMGGHFVALKGAQYRDELDEAGVAITALGGRIADVRTVRLPGLDDSRAVVYIQKISATPGAYPRRPGLPEKKPL comes from the coding sequence GTGACGTTCGCCGCCAGTCTCGCCGCAGCCGCGAAAGAAAGCGGCATAGAGCTTACTAACGCGCAGCTCGAAGCTTTTACCGTCTACAATGATTTGCTCGTCGCCTGGAACGAAAAAGTCAACCTCACCGCAATCACCGCGCCGCATGAGGTGGCGGTCAAACATGTTATCGACTCTCTTTCCTGTTACGACGAACAGGTATTTCCCGATGACGCCGCCGTAATCGATGTGGGGACGGGCGCCGGTTTTCCCGGTCTGCCGCTCAAAATATATCGGCCCGGCATCCGGATTACTCTTCTCGATTCGCTCAATAAGCGGCTCAATTTTCTCCGCGAGATTGTCGAGCGACTCGGTCTTGCCGGCGTAGAGATCGTCCACGGCCGGGCCGAGGAAGCGGGACGGCAGAAAACCCACCGCGAGCGCTATATGGTGGCTACATCGCGGGCGGTCGCCCGACTTAACGTTCTCGCCGAACTCTGCCTGCCGTTCGTGTCCATGGGCGGCCACTTTGTCGCTCTGAAGGGCGCCCAGTACCGCGACGAGCTCGACGAAGCCGGCGTGGCCATCACCGCGCTTGGCGGCCGTATAGCCGATGTAAGGACGGTCCGCCTCCCCGGACTTGATGATTCCCGCGCGGTCGTATACATCCAAAAGATTTCCGCAACCCCGGGTGCGTACCCCCGCCGCCCCGGCCTGCCGGAAAAAAAGCCGTTGTGA
- the mnmG gene encoding tRNA uridine-5-carboxymethylaminomethyl(34) synthesis enzyme MnmG: MFSAGRYDVIVIGAGHAGCEAALAAARLGVRTLLVTLDMDNIAMMPCNPAVGGPAKGHLVREIDALGGEMGINTDRTAIQMRMLNTGKGPAVHALRAQADKKLYQRYMKETLENQANLDVKQLLAEELLVENGAVTGVMMETGEIFACRCVIIATGTYLSGRIIIGDVAFPGGPNGQRAAIKLSSSLAAHGVSIMRFKTGTPARVDRRSLDFSKMIIQPGDERAHNFSFMSDIATREQLPCWLTYTNARTHQVIRDNLHRAPLYTGKIEGTGPRYCPSIEVKIVRFEEKEAHQLFIEPEGLHTNEMYVQGMSTSLPVEVQYAFLRTIPGLENVEIMRPGYAIEYDCFDPTQLKPTLEFKKIGGLFSAGQSNGTSGYEEAAAQGLMAGINAALLVKSLPPFILGRGDAYIGVLIDDLVTKGTDEPYRIMTSRAEYRLILRQDNADLRLTEKGRQLGLVCDERYRRFTAKRDAIAAMLSMLAAATVTPSPETQERLRAMGSAELRSGSTLYDLLRRTELDYTLLQQQFGLPDLPAAVREQVEIAVKYDGYIRKQAEQVEKAAKIEAKLLPAEIDYEAIGGLSLEARQKLAKIRPLSVGQAARISGVSPADVSILLVYLEQHRRRRDGQ; encoded by the coding sequence ATGTTTTCAGCCGGAAGATATGACGTCATTGTTATCGGCGCCGGCCACGCCGGCTGTGAGGCTGCGCTGGCCGCCGCCCGCCTCGGTGTGCGCACGTTGCTTGTTACCCTCGACATGGACAATATCGCCATGATGCCGTGCAATCCGGCCGTAGGCGGGCCGGCCAAAGGGCACCTTGTGCGCGAGATTGACGCACTCGGCGGCGAAATGGGTATCAACACCGACCGTACCGCCATCCAGATGCGGATGCTCAACACCGGCAAAGGGCCCGCCGTCCATGCCCTCCGGGCTCAGGCCGACAAGAAATTATATCAGCGGTACATGAAAGAAACACTCGAAAATCAGGCTAACCTGGATGTTAAGCAATTGTTGGCGGAAGAGCTGCTGGTCGAAAACGGCGCCGTCACCGGTGTAATGATGGAGACCGGCGAAATATTCGCCTGTCGGTGCGTCATTATCGCAACCGGCACGTATCTCAGCGGCAGGATTATCATCGGCGATGTCGCCTTTCCCGGCGGACCTAACGGCCAACGGGCGGCAATAAAGCTCTCTTCCTCCCTCGCCGCCCACGGCGTGTCCATCATGCGTTTCAAGACCGGCACCCCGGCCAGGGTTGACCGTCGCAGTCTCGATTTTTCCAAGATGATAATCCAGCCGGGCGACGAGCGGGCCCACAATTTCTCCTTTATGAGCGATATAGCGACCCGCGAGCAGCTGCCCTGCTGGCTTACTTACACCAACGCCCGCACTCATCAGGTGATCCGCGACAACCTCCACCGCGCGCCGCTGTATACCGGTAAAATCGAGGGCACCGGCCCCCGTTACTGCCCCTCCATCGAGGTAAAGATCGTCCGTTTCGAGGAGAAGGAGGCCCACCAGCTTTTTATTGAGCCGGAAGGTCTCCACACCAATGAAATGTATGTGCAGGGCATGTCGACCAGTCTGCCGGTCGAGGTGCAGTACGCCTTTTTGCGCACCATCCCTGGCTTGGAAAACGTCGAAATCATGCGTCCGGGCTATGCCATCGAATATGACTGTTTCGATCCTACCCAGCTAAAGCCGACGCTGGAATTCAAAAAGATCGGCGGCCTCTTTTCCGCCGGCCAGTCGAACGGGACATCAGGGTACGAAGAAGCCGCCGCCCAGGGTTTGATGGCCGGAATAAACGCCGCTCTGCTTGTTAAGAGCCTCCCCCCTTTCATTCTTGGGCGTGGCGACGCATATATCGGCGTACTGATCGACGATCTTGTGACCAAAGGCACCGACGAGCCGTATCGCATCATGACGTCGCGGGCCGAATACCGTCTTATCCTCCGCCAGGACAACGCCGACTTGCGTCTGACCGAGAAAGGGCGCCAGCTCGGCCTCGTGTGCGACGAGCGCTACCGGCGCTTTACCGCCAAACGTGACGCTATCGCCGCAATGCTGTCCATGCTCGCCGCGGCTACCGTTACCCCCTCCCCCGAGACCCAGGAAAGGCTGCGGGCCATGGGCTCGGCGGAACTTCGCTCAGGCAGCACTCTCTACGACCTTCTCCGACGCACCGAACTGGATTACACCCTACTTCAGCAGCAGTTCGGACTGCCCGATCTTCCCGCCGCCGTCCGCGAGCAGGTGGAAATAGCCGTTAAATACGACGGCTATATCAGAAAACAGGCTGAACAGGTGGAAAAGGCCGCCAAGATCGAAGCCAAGCTGCTGCCCGCCGAGATCGACTACGAGGCAATCGGCGGCCTGTCGCTCGAGGCCCGGCAGAAGTTAGCCAAGATCAGACCTCTGTCCGTTGGCCAGGCGGCCCGTATTTCGGGTGTCTCGCCCGCCGACGTATCAATTTTGCTTGTTTACCTCGAGCAGCACCGCCGCAGGAGGGATGGACAGTGA
- the mnmE gene encoding tRNA uridine-5-carboxymethylaminomethyl(34) synthesis GTPase MnmE produces MFQEDTIAAVATAVGEGGIGIVRLSGPDAIDIAGRIFRSASGAPVSGQQSFRAAYGRIVEPASGQEIDEVLLLVMRAPRSYTREDVVEIHCHGGPLPLRRILSLVLAAGARLAEPGEFTKRAFLNGRLDLSQAEAVIDVIRAKTDASLRVAVGHLAGAFSDKIRAFRNEILRLVAHLEAAIDFPEDDIEELAAHDVSMAADKLIADLDRLLATAQTGRILREGLQTVIIGKPNVGKSSLLNALLGEKRAIVTEIPGTTRDIIEEFVNIGGIPIKVVDTAGIRETADVVERIGVTRARAAICQADLILLLLDASAPLAHEDREVMGLLAGRPAIVIVNKTDLPAVIDLDEVHREVDDKAVIRISALEGTGVEELEQAIVEMVYSGRVSQPEGAFVNNVRHSRIIEQARDRLADALATIAAGMPPDCVVVDLRAAWEKLGEITGETIGEDIIDQIFTQFCIGK; encoded by the coding sequence GTGTTCCAGGAAGACACCATCGCCGCCGTAGCCACCGCCGTAGGCGAAGGCGGCATCGGCATCGTCCGTCTCAGTGGACCGGACGCCATCGACATTGCCGGCAGAATATTCCGCTCCGCCAGTGGCGCTCCGGTCAGTGGGCAGCAGTCGTTCCGGGCCGCTTATGGGCGAATTGTCGAGCCGGCTAGCGGCCAGGAGATTGACGAGGTGCTGCTGCTGGTCATGCGCGCTCCTCGGTCCTATACCCGCGAAGATGTGGTCGAAATTCACTGCCACGGCGGACCCCTGCCCCTGCGTCGCATTCTCAGCCTTGTCCTTGCCGCTGGAGCCCGGCTGGCTGAGCCGGGAGAATTCACTAAAAGAGCTTTTTTAAACGGCCGTCTCGACCTCAGCCAGGCCGAAGCGGTTATCGATGTTATCCGGGCCAAGACCGACGCCTCCCTGCGTGTGGCGGTCGGGCACCTGGCCGGCGCTTTTTCTGACAAAATACGAGCCTTCCGCAATGAGATACTCAGGCTTGTCGCCCACCTCGAAGCTGCCATTGATTTTCCTGAGGATGATATCGAGGAACTGGCGGCCCATGATGTTTCAATGGCTGCGGACAAGCTTATCGCCGACCTTGACCGTCTGCTGGCAACCGCTCAGACCGGACGCATCCTGCGCGAAGGACTGCAAACGGTCATTATCGGCAAGCCAAATGTCGGCAAATCCAGCTTGCTTAACGCCCTGCTCGGCGAAAAGCGGGCGATCGTTACCGAGATACCTGGCACTACCCGCGATATCATCGAGGAGTTCGTCAACATCGGCGGAATTCCTATTAAGGTCGTCGATACCGCCGGCATTCGTGAAACGGCCGATGTCGTAGAGCGCATCGGGGTTACCAGGGCCCGCGCAGCCATCTGCCAGGCCGATCTCATCCTGCTGCTGCTTGACGCTTCGGCGCCATTGGCGCACGAAGACAGGGAGGTAATGGGTTTGCTGGCCGGCCGGCCGGCTATCGTTATCGTAAACAAAACCGACCTGCCGGCGGTGATTGATTTGGATGAGGTCCACCGTGAGGTGGACGATAAGGCGGTTATCAGAATTTCGGCTCTCGAAGGCACCGGGGTCGAAGAGCTTGAACAGGCCATTGTCGAGATGGTGTACAGCGGCCGGGTCAGCCAGCCGGAAGGGGCATTCGTCAATAACGTCCGCCATAGCCGTATTATCGAGCAGGCCCGCGACCGGTTGGCAGATGCGCTCGCCACTATCGCCGCCGGCATGCCTCCCGACTGTGTGGTGGTCGATCTGCGGGCGGCGTGGGAAAAGCTCGGTGAGATTACCGGCGAAACGATCGGCGAAGATATAATCGACCAGATATTCACGCAGTTCTGTATCGGCAAATAA
- the jag gene encoding RNA-binding cell elongation regulator Jag/EloR, which translates to MTSVEKTGKTVDEAVEAAIAELGVSRDQIEYEVLEEPSKGLFGFLGGKPARVRVNLLAGQSPAAISEPQEKKELVSAAGKATADSVEVAKTFLQSIFTAMKLNVKIEKLTGEEQVTLNLRGEDLGILIGKHGQTLDALQYLTNLAAHRDSDERVRIIIDVEDYRKRREETLVRLAQRLADRAKLRGEKVVLEPMSPHERKIIHTALQTDQRVTTFSEGEEPFRKVVITPKR; encoded by the coding sequence ATGACTAGTGTGGAGAAAACGGGCAAAACCGTCGACGAGGCCGTCGAGGCCGCTATCGCTGAACTCGGTGTAAGCCGTGATCAAATTGAATACGAAGTATTGGAAGAACCAAGTAAAGGCTTGTTTGGTTTCCTTGGCGGCAAGCCCGCCCGTGTGCGGGTGAATTTGCTCGCCGGCCAATCCCCCGCCGCCATTTCCGAGCCTCAGGAAAAGAAGGAGCTGGTAAGCGCGGCTGGTAAGGCGACCGCCGACTCCGTCGAAGTGGCGAAAACCTTCCTGCAGAGCATTTTTACCGCTATGAAGCTCAACGTCAAGATCGAGAAACTTACCGGCGAGGAGCAGGTAACCCTTAACCTTAGGGGGGAAGACCTCGGAATTTTGATCGGTAAGCACGGGCAGACGCTTGATGCCCTCCAGTACCTTACCAATCTCGCCGCCCACCGGGACAGCGACGAGCGGGTCAGGATTATCATCGATGTGGAGGATTACCGCAAGCGCCGCGAGGAAACGCTGGTTAGGCTGGCCCAACGGCTGGCGGATCGGGCCAAGCTCCGTGGCGAAAAGGTGGTTCTCGAGCCGATGAGCCCCCACGAGCGTAAGATAATCCATACCGCCCTGCAGACAGACCAACGGGTAACGACCTTCAGTGAAGGCGAAGAACCGTTCCGCAAAGTAGTAATCACCCCGAAAAGATAG